Genomic segment of Arachnia propionica:
ACCTTGTCGCGCAGCTGGTCGCGGCTGTGCGGGGGCACCACCACGAACATCGGCAGGCCCTCACTGATCAGGGCGATCGGGCCGTGTTTCAACTCACCGGCGGCGAAGCCCTCGGCGTGGATGTAGGCCAATTCCTTGAGTTTCAGGGCGCCCTCGAGGGCAACGGGGTAGCCGACGTGGCGTCCCAGGAACAGGATCGAGGGCTCGTCCTTCAGTTCGGCCGCCAGGTTGAGGACGTTCTCCTGCGCGTCCAGGAGCTTCTGCAGCTCCTCGGGCATCCGCTCCAGCTCCTCCAGCACCCCGCCGATCTCGTCGGCGTACTTCGTTCCCCGCACCTGCGCCAGATAGAGGCCGAGGAGGTAACAGGCGATGAGCTGGGTGGTGAAACCCTTGGTGGAGGCCACCCCGATCTCTGGTCCGGCATGGGTGTAGATGACCGCGTCGGACTCGCGCGGAATGGTCGCACCGTTGGTGTTGCAGATCGCGACCACCTTGGCGTGCTGCTCGCGGGCGTGCCGGATCGCCATGAGGGTGTCGGCGGTCTCCCCAGACTGGGAGATGGTCACCACCAGGGTCGTGGGGTCGATGATGGGGTCGCGGTAGCGGAACTCGCTGGCCAGTTCCACCTCGCAGGGGATGCGGGTCCAGTGCTCGATTGCGTACTTCGCCACCAGGCCCGCATAGAAGGCGGTGCCGCAGGCCACGATGACGATCTTGTTGATGCTCCTCAGCTCCTCGGGGCTGATGCGGATCTCGTCGAGGACGATCTCGCCGAGCTCGTTGGTGCGTCCGAGCAGGGTGTCGGCCACCGCGCGGGGCTGCTCGAAGATCTCCTTGCGCATGAACCAGTCGTAGCCCTGCTTCTGGGCGGCACTGAGGTCCCAGTCGACGTGGAAGCCGCGGGTGTCGGCGGGGGTGCCGTCGAAGTTCGTGACGACCACGCCGTCGCGGGTCAGCTCGACGATCTGGTCCTGCCCCAACTCCACGGCGTCGCGGGTGTGTTCGATGAAGGCGGCGACATCAGAGGCGAGGAAGTACTCGCCGTCACCGATGCCCACCACCAACGGGGAGTTGCGGCGTGCCGCGACGATCCGGTCCGGGTCAGCGGCATCAACCGCCACCAGCGTGAACGCGCCTTCCAGGCGGGTCACGACCGCGCGCATGGCGGAAACCAGGTCGGCCCCGGCCGCGACCTCACGGGACAGCAGATGGACCGCCACCTCGGAGTCTGTCTCGGAGGCGAACTCGACATCCAGCTCCTCCCCCAGGGCCGCGTGGTTCTCGATGATGCCGTTGTGCACGATGGCGATCCGGCCCGCGACGTGAGGGTGGGAGTTCGCGTCGGTGGGCGCCCCGTGGGTGGCCCAACGGGTGTGACCGATGGCCGTTCCCGACTCCGGCAGCGGGTCGGCCTCGATGGCGGCCGCCAGGTTCGCGATCTTGCCCGCCTTCTTGCGGATGTAGAGTTCACCGTCGGCTACGACAGCGATGCCCGCCGAGTCGTAGCCGCGGTATTCGAGCCGACGAAGTCCGTCGATGACAATCTGCCGCCCGTCGCGGCTTCCGAGGTATCCAACGATTCCACACACGTTGGGAAACTGTACATCAAAACTGCGCGTTTCTTGACCTTCACCTTCGACTCAGGTCATCAGCGCTATCGTGAACCCTTGATCGCCGTTTGGAACTTCCGGTCCCCGCAACGGTTTGAAACGGTCATCCCCTGGCTCCGGAGCCCCTTGGGGCGGCATCCCCAGCCTCTATGCTTCCCGCATGGACTTCTTCAATGCCTACACCCAGGGCTTCGCCCGGGTGGCGGCCGCGACG
This window contains:
- the glmS gene encoding glutamine--fructose-6-phosphate transaminase (isomerizing), encoding MCGIVGYLGSRDGRQIVIDGLRRLEYRGYDSAGIAVVADGELYIRKKAGKIANLAAAIEADPLPESGTAIGHTRWATHGAPTDANSHPHVAGRIAIVHNGIIENHAALGEELDVEFASETDSEVAVHLLSREVAAGADLVSAMRAVVTRLEGAFTLVAVDAADPDRIVAARRNSPLVVGIGDGEYFLASDVAAFIEHTRDAVELGQDQIVELTRDGVVVTNFDGTPADTRGFHVDWDLSAAQKQGYDWFMRKEIFEQPRAVADTLLGRTNELGEIVLDEIRISPEELRSINKIVIVACGTAFYAGLVAKYAIEHWTRIPCEVELASEFRYRDPIIDPTTLVVTISQSGETADTLMAIRHAREQHAKVVAICNTNGATIPRESDAVIYTHAGPEIGVASTKGFTTQLIACYLLGLYLAQVRGTKYADEIGGVLEELERMPEELQKLLDAQENVLNLAAELKDEPSILFLGRHVGYPVALEGALKLKELAYIHAEGFAAGELKHGPIALISEGLPMFVVVPPHSRDQLRDKVISNIAEVRARGARTIVLAEANDADARAHADHFIELPHVSTLLQPLPAIVPLQLFACEVATLRGHDVDQPRNLAKSVTVE